A portion of the Mauremys reevesii isolate NIE-2019 linkage group 18, ASM1616193v1, whole genome shotgun sequence genome contains these proteins:
- the TRAFD1 gene encoding TRAF-type zinc finger domain-containing protein 1: MDMAAVNDQETQLCSNCKKAIPVANFTIHEIHCNRNIGVCHFCKESVPKSEIKNHIESEHVQVTCKCNMKMEKCHLEDHEASACPLRPAVCQHCEIELAFNKLQDHEDYCGTRTETCSECGRNVMVKDLKEHPEVCGKEVEEKRVSQAMSHYNYKDEAANLCTFQTIRNLLSSDGYAGPLQRMSGTQEGRFYSSFGGDQASKNINRRNASTMQRDQNREDELERLERNKNTESSLYGEQNSNLDYMLALSLQRENNPHNNIAAEIHSDFWKNFYSKESKPSEQLNEINKSDTFSRDLLSINTSDQLKNDDIMLPCEFCEALYPEEDLILHQTGCNPASAFASFSKRGSSPSQQEEYNRHVKDFLDQLHSSRSTYPQQQQAVQTEGSIIIPCEFCGIQLEEEILFHHQDQCDLRPATASPGAGLPSSQLLPPKDNLERSESPESRRRIRHQGEISPRYLEDFRQQSLAHAVRESRSLSNLEVARSIPLTSFSAVRANDALTQKGKSSNLDGNDRRLRSRGTAESGTGPRPVVRSTQNIHPESYVPSFPRTSPTRPSVRNEAGRSPRTANVPVNFRNRSTKAKSQKPESGHLEEE; this comes from the exons ATGGATATGGCTGCAGTTAATGATCAGGAAACCCAACTGTGCAGCAATTG CAAAAAGGCTATACCTGTAGCTAACTTCACCATCCATGAAATCCACTGTAACAGAAATATTGGAGTGTGTCATTTCTGCAAGGAGTCTGTCCCTAAATCTGAAATAAAAAACCACATTGAATCTGAACATGTGCAG GTTACTTGTAAGTGTAATATGAAGATGGAAAAATGTCACTTAGAGGATCATGAG GCATCAGCATGCCCTCTGCGTCCTGCAGTTTGCCAACATTGTGAGATAGAGCTTGCATTCAATAAACTTCAGGACCACGAGGATTACTGTGGAACTAGGACTGAAACATGTAGTGAGTGCGGTCGCAACGTAATGGTGAAAGATCTGAAAGAGCACCCTGAAGTTTGTGGGAAGGAGGTGGAAGAAAAAAGAGTTAGCCAAGCAATGTCCCATTATAACTATAAAGATGAGGCTGCAAATCTGTGTACCTTTCAAACCATCAGAAACCTTCTGAGTTCAGATGGCTATGCTGGGCCTCTGCAGAGGATGTCCGGGACGCAGGAAGGCCGATTTTATAGCAGTTTTGGAGGAGACCAGGCTTCTAAGAATATTAACAGAAGAAATGCATCAACAATGCAGAGAGATCAGAACCGAG AGGATGAGCTAGAACGGCTGGAGAGGAATAAAAACACGGAGTCCTCTCTGTATGGAGAACAGAATTCCAATTTAGACTATATGTTAGCCCTTAGCCTGCAACGTGAGAATAATCCACACAACAATATTGCAGCTGAAATTCACAGTGACTTCTGGAAGAACTTCTACTCCAAAGAGTCCAAGCCATCTGAGCAGCTTAATGAAATAAACAAATCAGATACTTTCTCCCGTGATCTTTTGTCTATTAACACTTCGGATCAGCTAAAAA ATGATGATATCATGTTGCCATGTGAATTCTGTGAGGCACTCTACCCTGAAGAAGACCTGATTCTCCATCAG ACTGGCTGTAACCCAGCAAGCGCCTTTGCTTCGTTCAGTAAAAGAGGTTCGTCCCCAAGTCAACAAGAAGAATACAACAGACATGTTAAAGATTTCTTAGACCAACTGCACAGCAGCAGATCTACATATCCACAGCAGCAACAAGCTGTACAGACCGAAGGGAGCATTATCATTCCATGTGAATTCTGCGGCATTCAGTTAGAAGAGGAAATACTCTTCCACCACCAG GACCAGTGTGATTTACGCCCAGCCACTGCCAGCCCAGGGGCGGGATTGCCATCCTCGCAACTGTTGCCTCCCAAAGACAACTTGGAGAGATCAGAATCGCCAGAATCTAGAAGACGCATCCGGCATCAAG GGGAAATTTCACCTCGGTATCTAGAAGACTTCAGGCAGCAGAGCCTTGCCCATGCTGTACGAGAGAGCCGATCACTAAGCAACTTGGAAGTTGCCAGAAGCATACCCTTGACCTCTTTTAGTGCTGTAAGAGCTAATGATGCTCTGACTCAGAAAGGGAAGTCCAGCAACTTAGATGGCAATGACAGAAGACTGAGAAGCAGAGGCACAGCTGAATCTGGAACAGGCCCCAGGCCAGTTGTGCGATCCACGCAAAACATCCACCCTGAAAGCTACGTTCCCAGTTTCCCAAGGACATCTCCAACACGACCAAG TGTGAGAAACGAAGCAGGCAGGAGTCCTAGGACTGCAAATGTTCCCGTCAATTTCAGAAACAGGAGCACAAAG GCAAAATCCCAGAAACCAGAGTCTGGCCATCTTGAAGAAGAATAA